One window of the Manihot esculenta cultivar AM560-2 chromosome 14, M.esculenta_v8, whole genome shotgun sequence genome contains the following:
- the LOC110599715 gene encoding DExH-box ATP-dependent RNA helicase DExH5, mitochondrial isoform X2, with product MLPHPVHHILLNPPSLQFPFTSHPKTLKPSLSPSSSTTATSSTIVMKDRPPSSYGAVYVPPHQRLRSVINASNYSSSSAVPASPFDSKVSKNQSSVLSHIHSSRVPYFQQQQEKQRGNGVCDSNHVNNNSNNHKFVSAYDDGISEEGSDREMECSMVMHGAFLSDNMEEWRRKLIMLLRDKEKQELVSREKKDRRDFEQIATLASRMGLYSHLYVKVVVVSKVPLPNYRFDLDDKRPQREVSLPFGLQRRVDSYLREYLFQKSKTKERFPDISFSRSSSSSSLATDEGLFEQPELPVSSKAVMDKILWQRSLQLCNQQQAWQDSPEGRKMLEFRKSLPAYKEKDAILTAISQNQVVIISGETGCGKTTQIPQFILESEIESVQGAGCSIICTQPRRISAMSVSERVASERGEQLGECVGYKVRLEGIRGRDTRLLFCTTGILLRRMLVDRNLRGITHVIVDEIHERGMNEDFLLIVLKDLLPHRPELRLILMSATLDAELFSSYFGGAPILRIPGFTYPVQTHFLENILEMTGYKLTLHNQIDDYGQEKVWRTSKQAPGKRKSQIASSVEEALRAADFKEYSPQTRESLSCWNPDCIGFNLIEYLLCNICENERPGAVLVFMTGWDDICSLKDKLLSHPILGDPSQVLLLTCHGSMASSEQRLIFDEPNDGARKIVLATNIAETSITINDVVFVLDCGKAKETSYDALNNTPCLLPSWISKVSAQQRRGRAGRVQPGECYHLYPRCVYEAFAEYQLPEILRTPLQSLCLQIKSLKLGSISEFLSRALQSPELLAVQNAIDYLKIIGALDKNENLTVLGQYLTMLPLEPKLGKMLILGAIFNCLDPILTVVCGLSVRDPFLTPMDKRDLAEAAKSQFSRDYSDHLALVRAYEGWKDAEIDFAGYDYCWKNFLSIQSMKAIDTLRNEFFSLLKDAGLVDSNTATCNAWSHEEHLIRAIICYGLYPGLSSVVHNEKSFSLKTMEDGQVLLYSNSVNARESKIPYPWLVFNEKIKVNAVFLRDSTAISDSVLLLFGGSISKGDIDGHLKMLGGYLEFFMEPDIAETYQSLRRELDELIQTKIRERTFDSECSDARQQRMWVLSFPRKRKEENGDQQL from the exons ATGCTCCCTCATCCTGTTCATCATATTCTCCTCAATCCGCCTTCTCTGCAATTTCCTTTCACTTCACATCCCAAAACCCTAAAACCCTCACTCTCCCCTTCCTCTTCCACCACCGCCACCTCCTCCACTATAGTAATGAAGGACCGACCGCCTTCCTCGTATGGTGCTGTCTATGTCCCACCTCATCAACGTCTGCGCTCCGTCATCAACGCGTCTAATTATAGCTCCTCCTCTGCTGTCCCTGCTTCTCCATTTGACTCTAAAGTCTCCAAAAATCAAAGCTCCGTTTTAAGCCATATACACAGCTCTCGTGTACCTTATTTCCAGCAGCAGCAAGAGAAACAGCGGGGGAACGGTGTTTGTGATAGCAATcatgttaataataatagtaataatcatAAGTTCGTTTCTGCATACGACGATGGGATCTCTGAGGAGGGATCCGATCGGGAGATGGAATGCTCGATGGTTATGCAT GGGGCTTTCCTTTCTGATAACATGGAAGAGTGGAGGCGGAAGCTAATCATGCTTTTGCGAGACAAGGAGAAGCAAGAGTTGGTCTCAAGGGAAAAAAAGGATAGACGTGATTTTGAACAAATAGCAACTCTGGCAAGCAGAATGGGTTTGTATAG CCATCTATATGTAAAAGTTGTTGTAGTTAGTAAGGTCCCACTGCCAAACTACAGATTTGATTTGGATGATAAGCGTCCGCAGAGGGAG GTGAGCTTGCCCTTTGGTTTGCAAAGAAGAGTTGATTCATATCTTAGAGAATATCTCTTTCAAAAGTCCAAGACTAAGGAAAGATTTCCAGATATTTCCTTTTCAAGATCAAGCAGCAGCAGCAGTCTAGCTACTGATGAAGGGCTTTTTGAACAACCGGAGCTGCCGGTTTCCAGCAAGGCTGTAATGGATAAAATTCTATGGCAGAGAAGTTTGCAACTGTGCAATCAGCAACAGGCTTGGCAG gattctccagaaggcagaaaaATGCTGGAATTTCGGAAAAGTCTCCCTGCCTATAAAGAGAAAGATGCTATCTTGACTGCCATTTCACAAAATCAG GTGGTCATTATCTCAGGTGAAACTGGTTGTGGCAAGACCACACAAATTCCCCAGTTCATATTAGAATCTGAGATAGAATCTGTCCAAGGAGCTGGTTGTAGTATTATATGTACACAGCCAAGACGAATATCTGCCATGTCTGTTTCTGAACGAGTTGCTTCAGAGAGAGGGGAGCAGTTGGGTGAATGT GTTGGATATAAAGTTCGGCTTGAAGGTATAAGAGGAAGAGATACTCGCCTTCTGTTCTGCACCACAGGCATCTTGCTGAGAAGAATGCTTGTTGATAGAAATTTGAGGGGCATAACTCATGTTATTGTGGACGAGATTCACGAACGTGGAATGAATGAGG ACTTTCTGCTTATTGTCCTTAAAGATCTCCTTCCCCACCGGCCAGAACTGAGGCTGATTCTGATGAGTGCAACCCTCGATGCAGAGCTTTTCTCATCCTACTTTGGTGGAGCTCCAATACTTCGCATTCCA GGTTTTACATACCCAGTTCAAACTCATTTTCTGGAGAATATCCTGGAAATGACCGGTTACAAATTAACCTTACACAACCAAATTGATGATTATGGCCAAGAGAAGGTGTGGAGGACAAGTAAACAAGCTCCAGGAAAGAGGAAGAGCCAAATTGCTTCTTCTGTTGAG GAAGCACTAAGAGCTGCTGATTTCAAGGAGTATAGTCCCCAAACTCGAGAGTCTTTGTCATGTTGGAATCCAGATTGCATTGGTTTTAATCTCATTGAGTATCTTTTATGTAACATATGTGAGAATGAGAGGCCTGGTGCTGTTCTAGTCTTTATGACTGGGTGGGATGACATATGTTCTCTGAAGGATAAGCTCCTATCACATCCTATTTTAGGAGATCCAAGTCAAGTATTGTTGCTCACTTGTCATGGTTCTATGGCTAGCTCAGAGCAG AGATTAATATTTGATGAGCCCAATGATGGTGCGAGGAAAATAGTGCTAGCTACTAATATTGCTGAGACAAGCATCACAATCAATGATGTTGTTTTCGTACTCGACTGTGGAAAGGCAAAGGAGACTTCATATGACGCCCTGAATAATACTCCTTGCCTGCTTCCTTCCTGGATTTCCAAGGTTTCTGCTCAACAA CGAAGAGGAAGAGCCGGCCGCGTTCAACCAGGAGAATGTTACCATCTTTATCCTAGATGTGTTTATGAAGCCTTTGCAGAGTACCAATTACCAGAAATTTTGAGGACACCTTTGCAGTCTCTCTGTCTGCAAATCAAAAGTTTGAAACTCGGGAGTATTTCCGAGTTTCTCTCAAGGGCTTTGCAGTCACCTGAGTTGTTGGCG GTTCAAAATGCTATTGACTACTTAAAAATCATTGGGGCCTTGGATAAGAATGAAAATTTGACTGTTCTAG GACAATATTTGACTATGCTTCCCCTGGAGCCTAAACTTGGGAAGATGCTCATACTAGGTGCTATCTTCAATTGCCTGGATCCGATATTAACTGTTGTTTGTGGCCTTAGTGTTAGAGATCCTTTCTTGACACCAATGGATAAGAGGGAT CTTGCAGAGGCTGCTAAATCTCAATTTTCCCGTGATTATAGTGACCATCTTGCCCTTGTCCGGGCATACGAGGGCTGGAAAGATGCTGAAATAGATTTTGCAGGATATGACTATTGTTGGAAAAATTTTCTATCCATACAATCTATGAAAGCAATTGATACTCTTCGGAACGAGTTCTTCTCCTTGCTCAAGGATGCTGGCCTAGTTGATAGCAACACTGCCACCTGTAATGCATGGAGccatgaggagcatctcattcgaGCAATTATTTGCTATGGTCTCTATCCAGGACTTTCGTCTGTTGTG CATAATGAAAAGTCATTTTCTCTGAAAACTATGGAAGATGGACAAGTGCTTCTTTACTCT AACTCGGTCAATGCTCGGGAATCTAAAATTCCTTATCCGTGGCTGGTCTTCAATGAGAAGATAAAGGTTAACGCTGTTTTCCTTCGGGATTCAACGGCTATTTCCGATTCAGTGTTGCTTCTGTTTGGCGGAAGCATCTCTAAGGGGGACATT GATGGACATCTGAAGATGCTGGGAGGATATTTGGAGTTCTTCATGGAACCTGATATAGCCGAAACATATCAAAGCTTGAGGAGAGAACTTGATGAACTGATTCAGACCAAA ATTCGAGAAAGGACATTTGATTCTGAGTGTAGTGATGCGAGACAGCAGAGGATGTGGGTGCTTTCTTTCCCgaggaagagaaaagaagaaaatggagATCAGCAACTTTGA
- the LOC110599715 gene encoding DExH-box ATP-dependent RNA helicase DExH5, mitochondrial isoform X3, with translation MLPHPVHHILLNPPSLQFPFTSHPKTLKPSLSPSSSTTATSSTIVMKDRPPSSYGAVYVPPHQRLRSVINASNYSSSSAVPASPFDSKVSKNQSSVLSHIHSSRVPYFQQQQEKQRGNGVCDSNHVNNNSNNHKFVSAYDDGISEEGSDREMECSMVMHGAFLSDNMEEWRRKLIMLLRDKEKQELVSREKKDRRDFEQIATLASRMGLYSHLYVKVVVVSKVPLPNYRFDLDDKRPQREVSLPFGLQRRVDSYLREYLFQKSKTKERFPDISFSRSSSSSSLATDEGLFEQPELPVSSKAVMDKILWQRSLQLCNQQQAWQDSPEGRKMLEFRKSLPAYKEKDAILTAISQNQVVIISGETGCGKTTQIPQFILESEIESVQGAGCSIICTQPRRISAMSVSERVASERGEQLGECVGYKVRLEGIRGRDTRLLFCTTGILLRRMLVDRNLRGITHVIVDEIHERGMNEDFLLIVLKDLLPHRPELRLILMSATLDAELFSSYFGGAPILRIPGFTYPVQTHFLENILEMTGYKLTLHNQIDDYGQEKVWRTSKQAPGKRKSQIASSVEEALRAADFKEYSPQTRESLSCWNPDCIGFNLIEYLLCNICENERPGAVLVFMTGWDDICSLKDKLLSHPILGDPSQVLLLTCHGSMASSEQRLIFDEPNDGARKIVLATNIAETSITINDVVFVLDCGKAKETSYDALNNTPCLLPSWISKVSAQQRRGRAGRVQPGECYHLYPRCVYEAFAEYQLPEILRTPLQSLCLQIKSLKLGSISEFLSRALQSPELLAVQNAIDYLKIIGALDKNENLTVLGQYLTMLPLEPKLGKMLILGAIFNCLDPILTVVCGLSVRDPFLTPMDKRDLAEAAKSQFSRDYSDHLALVRAYEGWKDAEIDFAGYDYCWKNFLSIQSMKAIDTLRNEFFSLLKDAGLVDSNTATCNAWSHEEHLIRAIICYGLYPGLSSVVHNEKSFSLKTMEDGQVLLYSNSVNARESKIPYPWLVFNEKIKVNAVFLRDSTAISDSVLLLFGGSISKGDIDGHLKMLGGYLEFFMEPDIAETYQSLRRELDELIQTKVSEASSGN, from the exons ATGCTCCCTCATCCTGTTCATCATATTCTCCTCAATCCGCCTTCTCTGCAATTTCCTTTCACTTCACATCCCAAAACCCTAAAACCCTCACTCTCCCCTTCCTCTTCCACCACCGCCACCTCCTCCACTATAGTAATGAAGGACCGACCGCCTTCCTCGTATGGTGCTGTCTATGTCCCACCTCATCAACGTCTGCGCTCCGTCATCAACGCGTCTAATTATAGCTCCTCCTCTGCTGTCCCTGCTTCTCCATTTGACTCTAAAGTCTCCAAAAATCAAAGCTCCGTTTTAAGCCATATACACAGCTCTCGTGTACCTTATTTCCAGCAGCAGCAAGAGAAACAGCGGGGGAACGGTGTTTGTGATAGCAATcatgttaataataatagtaataatcatAAGTTCGTTTCTGCATACGACGATGGGATCTCTGAGGAGGGATCCGATCGGGAGATGGAATGCTCGATGGTTATGCAT GGGGCTTTCCTTTCTGATAACATGGAAGAGTGGAGGCGGAAGCTAATCATGCTTTTGCGAGACAAGGAGAAGCAAGAGTTGGTCTCAAGGGAAAAAAAGGATAGACGTGATTTTGAACAAATAGCAACTCTGGCAAGCAGAATGGGTTTGTATAG CCATCTATATGTAAAAGTTGTTGTAGTTAGTAAGGTCCCACTGCCAAACTACAGATTTGATTTGGATGATAAGCGTCCGCAGAGGGAG GTGAGCTTGCCCTTTGGTTTGCAAAGAAGAGTTGATTCATATCTTAGAGAATATCTCTTTCAAAAGTCCAAGACTAAGGAAAGATTTCCAGATATTTCCTTTTCAAGATCAAGCAGCAGCAGCAGTCTAGCTACTGATGAAGGGCTTTTTGAACAACCGGAGCTGCCGGTTTCCAGCAAGGCTGTAATGGATAAAATTCTATGGCAGAGAAGTTTGCAACTGTGCAATCAGCAACAGGCTTGGCAG gattctccagaaggcagaaaaATGCTGGAATTTCGGAAAAGTCTCCCTGCCTATAAAGAGAAAGATGCTATCTTGACTGCCATTTCACAAAATCAG GTGGTCATTATCTCAGGTGAAACTGGTTGTGGCAAGACCACACAAATTCCCCAGTTCATATTAGAATCTGAGATAGAATCTGTCCAAGGAGCTGGTTGTAGTATTATATGTACACAGCCAAGACGAATATCTGCCATGTCTGTTTCTGAACGAGTTGCTTCAGAGAGAGGGGAGCAGTTGGGTGAATGT GTTGGATATAAAGTTCGGCTTGAAGGTATAAGAGGAAGAGATACTCGCCTTCTGTTCTGCACCACAGGCATCTTGCTGAGAAGAATGCTTGTTGATAGAAATTTGAGGGGCATAACTCATGTTATTGTGGACGAGATTCACGAACGTGGAATGAATGAGG ACTTTCTGCTTATTGTCCTTAAAGATCTCCTTCCCCACCGGCCAGAACTGAGGCTGATTCTGATGAGTGCAACCCTCGATGCAGAGCTTTTCTCATCCTACTTTGGTGGAGCTCCAATACTTCGCATTCCA GGTTTTACATACCCAGTTCAAACTCATTTTCTGGAGAATATCCTGGAAATGACCGGTTACAAATTAACCTTACACAACCAAATTGATGATTATGGCCAAGAGAAGGTGTGGAGGACAAGTAAACAAGCTCCAGGAAAGAGGAAGAGCCAAATTGCTTCTTCTGTTGAG GAAGCACTAAGAGCTGCTGATTTCAAGGAGTATAGTCCCCAAACTCGAGAGTCTTTGTCATGTTGGAATCCAGATTGCATTGGTTTTAATCTCATTGAGTATCTTTTATGTAACATATGTGAGAATGAGAGGCCTGGTGCTGTTCTAGTCTTTATGACTGGGTGGGATGACATATGTTCTCTGAAGGATAAGCTCCTATCACATCCTATTTTAGGAGATCCAAGTCAAGTATTGTTGCTCACTTGTCATGGTTCTATGGCTAGCTCAGAGCAG AGATTAATATTTGATGAGCCCAATGATGGTGCGAGGAAAATAGTGCTAGCTACTAATATTGCTGAGACAAGCATCACAATCAATGATGTTGTTTTCGTACTCGACTGTGGAAAGGCAAAGGAGACTTCATATGACGCCCTGAATAATACTCCTTGCCTGCTTCCTTCCTGGATTTCCAAGGTTTCTGCTCAACAA CGAAGAGGAAGAGCCGGCCGCGTTCAACCAGGAGAATGTTACCATCTTTATCCTAGATGTGTTTATGAAGCCTTTGCAGAGTACCAATTACCAGAAATTTTGAGGACACCTTTGCAGTCTCTCTGTCTGCAAATCAAAAGTTTGAAACTCGGGAGTATTTCCGAGTTTCTCTCAAGGGCTTTGCAGTCACCTGAGTTGTTGGCG GTTCAAAATGCTATTGACTACTTAAAAATCATTGGGGCCTTGGATAAGAATGAAAATTTGACTGTTCTAG GACAATATTTGACTATGCTTCCCCTGGAGCCTAAACTTGGGAAGATGCTCATACTAGGTGCTATCTTCAATTGCCTGGATCCGATATTAACTGTTGTTTGTGGCCTTAGTGTTAGAGATCCTTTCTTGACACCAATGGATAAGAGGGAT CTTGCAGAGGCTGCTAAATCTCAATTTTCCCGTGATTATAGTGACCATCTTGCCCTTGTCCGGGCATACGAGGGCTGGAAAGATGCTGAAATAGATTTTGCAGGATATGACTATTGTTGGAAAAATTTTCTATCCATACAATCTATGAAAGCAATTGATACTCTTCGGAACGAGTTCTTCTCCTTGCTCAAGGATGCTGGCCTAGTTGATAGCAACACTGCCACCTGTAATGCATGGAGccatgaggagcatctcattcgaGCAATTATTTGCTATGGTCTCTATCCAGGACTTTCGTCTGTTGTG CATAATGAAAAGTCATTTTCTCTGAAAACTATGGAAGATGGACAAGTGCTTCTTTACTCT AACTCGGTCAATGCTCGGGAATCTAAAATTCCTTATCCGTGGCTGGTCTTCAATGAGAAGATAAAGGTTAACGCTGTTTTCCTTCGGGATTCAACGGCTATTTCCGATTCAGTGTTGCTTCTGTTTGGCGGAAGCATCTCTAAGGGGGACATT GATGGACATCTGAAGATGCTGGGAGGATATTTGGAGTTCTTCATGGAACCTGATATAGCCGAAACATATCAAAGCTTGAGGAGAGAACTTGATGAACTGATTCAGACCAAAGTAAGTGAGGCGTCGAGTGGAAACTAG
- the LOC110599715 gene encoding DExH-box ATP-dependent RNA helicase DExH5, mitochondrial isoform X1: MLPHPVHHILLNPPSLQFPFTSHPKTLKPSLSPSSSTTATSSTIVMKDRPPSSYGAVYVPPHQRLRSVINASNYSSSSAVPASPFDSKVSKNQSSVLSHIHSSRVPYFQQQQEKQRGNGVCDSNHVNNNSNNHKFVSAYDDGISEEGSDREMECSMVMHGAFLSDNMEEWRRKLIMLLRDKEKQELVSREKKDRRDFEQIATLASRMGLYSHLYVKVVVVSKVPLPNYRFDLDDKRPQREVSLPFGLQRRVDSYLREYLFQKSKTKERFPDISFSRSSSSSSLATDEGLFEQPELPVSSKAVMDKILWQRSLQLCNQQQAWQDSPEGRKMLEFRKSLPAYKEKDAILTAISQNQVVIISGETGCGKTTQIPQFILESEIESVQGAGCSIICTQPRRISAMSVSERVASERGEQLGECVGYKVRLEGIRGRDTRLLFCTTGILLRRMLVDRNLRGITHVIVDEIHERGMNEDFLLIVLKDLLPHRPELRLILMSATLDAELFSSYFGGAPILRIPGFTYPVQTHFLENILEMTGYKLTLHNQIDDYGQEKVWRTSKQAPGKRKSQIASSVEEALRAADFKEYSPQTRESLSCWNPDCIGFNLIEYLLCNICENERPGAVLVFMTGWDDICSLKDKLLSHPILGDPSQVLLLTCHGSMASSEQRLIFDEPNDGARKIVLATNIAETSITINDVVFVLDCGKAKETSYDALNNTPCLLPSWISKVSAQQRRGRAGRVQPGECYHLYPRCVYEAFAEYQLPEILRTPLQSLCLQIKSLKLGSISEFLSRALQSPELLAVQNAIDYLKIIGALDKNENLTVLGQYLTMLPLEPKLGKMLILGAIFNCLDPILTVVCGLSVRDPFLTPMDKRDLAEAAKSQFSRDYSDHLALVRAYEGWKDAEIDFAGYDYCWKNFLSIQSMKAIDTLRNEFFSLLKDAGLVDSNTATCNAWSHEEHLIRAIICYGLYPGLSSVVHNEKSFSLKTMEDGQVLLYSNSVNARESKIPYPWLVFNEKIKVNAVFLRDSTAISDSVLLLFGGSISKGDIDGHLKMLGGYLEFFMEPDIAETYQSLRRELDELIQTKLLNPRMDIHAYHELLSAIRLLVSEDKCDGKFVFGRQVLKPSKISVISTQPALMSRTESGPGGDNSKSQLQTLLTRSGYAAPIYKTRQLKNNQFRATVEFNGMQIMGQPCNNKKSAEKDAAAEALQWLMGGTQTGHEYVNHMSMLVKKSKKDHY; this comes from the exons ATGCTCCCTCATCCTGTTCATCATATTCTCCTCAATCCGCCTTCTCTGCAATTTCCTTTCACTTCACATCCCAAAACCCTAAAACCCTCACTCTCCCCTTCCTCTTCCACCACCGCCACCTCCTCCACTATAGTAATGAAGGACCGACCGCCTTCCTCGTATGGTGCTGTCTATGTCCCACCTCATCAACGTCTGCGCTCCGTCATCAACGCGTCTAATTATAGCTCCTCCTCTGCTGTCCCTGCTTCTCCATTTGACTCTAAAGTCTCCAAAAATCAAAGCTCCGTTTTAAGCCATATACACAGCTCTCGTGTACCTTATTTCCAGCAGCAGCAAGAGAAACAGCGGGGGAACGGTGTTTGTGATAGCAATcatgttaataataatagtaataatcatAAGTTCGTTTCTGCATACGACGATGGGATCTCTGAGGAGGGATCCGATCGGGAGATGGAATGCTCGATGGTTATGCAT GGGGCTTTCCTTTCTGATAACATGGAAGAGTGGAGGCGGAAGCTAATCATGCTTTTGCGAGACAAGGAGAAGCAAGAGTTGGTCTCAAGGGAAAAAAAGGATAGACGTGATTTTGAACAAATAGCAACTCTGGCAAGCAGAATGGGTTTGTATAG CCATCTATATGTAAAAGTTGTTGTAGTTAGTAAGGTCCCACTGCCAAACTACAGATTTGATTTGGATGATAAGCGTCCGCAGAGGGAG GTGAGCTTGCCCTTTGGTTTGCAAAGAAGAGTTGATTCATATCTTAGAGAATATCTCTTTCAAAAGTCCAAGACTAAGGAAAGATTTCCAGATATTTCCTTTTCAAGATCAAGCAGCAGCAGCAGTCTAGCTACTGATGAAGGGCTTTTTGAACAACCGGAGCTGCCGGTTTCCAGCAAGGCTGTAATGGATAAAATTCTATGGCAGAGAAGTTTGCAACTGTGCAATCAGCAACAGGCTTGGCAG gattctccagaaggcagaaaaATGCTGGAATTTCGGAAAAGTCTCCCTGCCTATAAAGAGAAAGATGCTATCTTGACTGCCATTTCACAAAATCAG GTGGTCATTATCTCAGGTGAAACTGGTTGTGGCAAGACCACACAAATTCCCCAGTTCATATTAGAATCTGAGATAGAATCTGTCCAAGGAGCTGGTTGTAGTATTATATGTACACAGCCAAGACGAATATCTGCCATGTCTGTTTCTGAACGAGTTGCTTCAGAGAGAGGGGAGCAGTTGGGTGAATGT GTTGGATATAAAGTTCGGCTTGAAGGTATAAGAGGAAGAGATACTCGCCTTCTGTTCTGCACCACAGGCATCTTGCTGAGAAGAATGCTTGTTGATAGAAATTTGAGGGGCATAACTCATGTTATTGTGGACGAGATTCACGAACGTGGAATGAATGAGG ACTTTCTGCTTATTGTCCTTAAAGATCTCCTTCCCCACCGGCCAGAACTGAGGCTGATTCTGATGAGTGCAACCCTCGATGCAGAGCTTTTCTCATCCTACTTTGGTGGAGCTCCAATACTTCGCATTCCA GGTTTTACATACCCAGTTCAAACTCATTTTCTGGAGAATATCCTGGAAATGACCGGTTACAAATTAACCTTACACAACCAAATTGATGATTATGGCCAAGAGAAGGTGTGGAGGACAAGTAAACAAGCTCCAGGAAAGAGGAAGAGCCAAATTGCTTCTTCTGTTGAG GAAGCACTAAGAGCTGCTGATTTCAAGGAGTATAGTCCCCAAACTCGAGAGTCTTTGTCATGTTGGAATCCAGATTGCATTGGTTTTAATCTCATTGAGTATCTTTTATGTAACATATGTGAGAATGAGAGGCCTGGTGCTGTTCTAGTCTTTATGACTGGGTGGGATGACATATGTTCTCTGAAGGATAAGCTCCTATCACATCCTATTTTAGGAGATCCAAGTCAAGTATTGTTGCTCACTTGTCATGGTTCTATGGCTAGCTCAGAGCAG AGATTAATATTTGATGAGCCCAATGATGGTGCGAGGAAAATAGTGCTAGCTACTAATATTGCTGAGACAAGCATCACAATCAATGATGTTGTTTTCGTACTCGACTGTGGAAAGGCAAAGGAGACTTCATATGACGCCCTGAATAATACTCCTTGCCTGCTTCCTTCCTGGATTTCCAAGGTTTCTGCTCAACAA CGAAGAGGAAGAGCCGGCCGCGTTCAACCAGGAGAATGTTACCATCTTTATCCTAGATGTGTTTATGAAGCCTTTGCAGAGTACCAATTACCAGAAATTTTGAGGACACCTTTGCAGTCTCTCTGTCTGCAAATCAAAAGTTTGAAACTCGGGAGTATTTCCGAGTTTCTCTCAAGGGCTTTGCAGTCACCTGAGTTGTTGGCG GTTCAAAATGCTATTGACTACTTAAAAATCATTGGGGCCTTGGATAAGAATGAAAATTTGACTGTTCTAG GACAATATTTGACTATGCTTCCCCTGGAGCCTAAACTTGGGAAGATGCTCATACTAGGTGCTATCTTCAATTGCCTGGATCCGATATTAACTGTTGTTTGTGGCCTTAGTGTTAGAGATCCTTTCTTGACACCAATGGATAAGAGGGAT CTTGCAGAGGCTGCTAAATCTCAATTTTCCCGTGATTATAGTGACCATCTTGCCCTTGTCCGGGCATACGAGGGCTGGAAAGATGCTGAAATAGATTTTGCAGGATATGACTATTGTTGGAAAAATTTTCTATCCATACAATCTATGAAAGCAATTGATACTCTTCGGAACGAGTTCTTCTCCTTGCTCAAGGATGCTGGCCTAGTTGATAGCAACACTGCCACCTGTAATGCATGGAGccatgaggagcatctcattcgaGCAATTATTTGCTATGGTCTCTATCCAGGACTTTCGTCTGTTGTG CATAATGAAAAGTCATTTTCTCTGAAAACTATGGAAGATGGACAAGTGCTTCTTTACTCT AACTCGGTCAATGCTCGGGAATCTAAAATTCCTTATCCGTGGCTGGTCTTCAATGAGAAGATAAAGGTTAACGCTGTTTTCCTTCGGGATTCAACGGCTATTTCCGATTCAGTGTTGCTTCTGTTTGGCGGAAGCATCTCTAAGGGGGACATT GATGGACATCTGAAGATGCTGGGAGGATATTTGGAGTTCTTCATGGAACCTGATATAGCCGAAACATATCAAAGCTTGAGGAGAGAACTTGATGAACTGATTCAGACCAAA CTTTTGAATCCCAGAATGGATATACACGCATATCATGAGCTCCTATCTGCCATACGTTTACTGGTTTCAGAGGATAAATGTGATGGTAAATTTGTATTTGGTCGTCAAGTTCTGAAGCCCTCAAAGATCTCTGTTATATCAACACAGCCAGCCTTGATGTCAAGGACTGAAAGTGGTCCCGGAGGTGATAATTCTAAGAGTCAGCTCCAAACATTGCTAACCAGGTCAGGATATGCTGCACCAATTTACAAGACAAGGCAATTGAAGAACAACCAATTTCGAGCTACTGTGGAGTTCAACGGAATGCAAATTATGGGGCAGCCTTGCAACAACAAGAAGAGTGCAGAGAAAGATGCAGCAGCTGAGGCCCTGCAGTGGCTAATGGGTGGGACCCAGACAGGACATGAATACGTGAATCACATGTCAATGCTGGTAAAGAAAAGCAAGAAGGACCATTACTGA